The DNA window GTTGCTGAAATGGAGATGGATGTAGTGCATACAATGGCACTGACGCCATGAATGGCTTCATATAAAAGCTTGTAATATCACGGGCTTGGCAAGTATAAATGTTCCAGAAGAAGTGATTAAGTGAATAGAAACTCATTTTGTTGGGGTAAAAATTTGAGCTGAATATGCAAGTTTGATATATTAACCAATCCAGCCCTTGTCACTTTAACAAAAGATCGTACAATTCCTAACTAAAACGGATAGACCATGctacatcaaaataaaaaaaaaaataataattatttgattaatcctcataattttatcaaatttacaattaaatcgctatatatatattttttaattagatcccaATACtgttttttaaatatgtaattTAATCCTTTTCATGTCAAAAacgttaaaattaacaaaatatttttctaaaaatacatatgatcaaaaatctaattaaattcttaattatgAATACCTTcaatttgcaaaaaaaaaaatatttaattaactctaacattttttaacctaaaaaaacttaattacaaaattaaaaataatataaaaacccaataaaaaaataaaatataaaaacctaattataaatttggtaAAATTGTAAATACCAACAAAACaattaaaccaaataaaaaataacaattaaaaaggaaagagagaCCCGGGAGAGAGGGAGGGGTTCATCCATGAAATCACCTTTATTATAATGGGAAAcacctttttagtttttacacaCTATATCCACGTTTTCCACCTTCCTAATCACCTAAAGCAATCAGTTTCAGCCAAAAACAATAGAGATACCAACCGTAATTTTGCACATAAGTTCACATAACAGAAAGGAAGTGGCAGGTCAACCACTTATTGCATAGTTGCATCACATCATTACATAGAACAAGTATATAACCAAGCAAGGAAACACAGCATCAAACCAATACAAGCCACATTATTTTTCAGGTCCTTTAAAAGCACAGGACATATTTCCAACCTTTATTAACCACCACCATAGATGGTACTGGTTTGAACTGATACATCATACTATGGAGTATTATACTGGAGAATCAATATTAGATTTGTTCATCAAGAGCATTGTTACTGGAGAACAAGACACTCTTGTGAACCAGCCACCATTGCAGGGGAAGGACTGGAGCCAGCTTCCTCTACACATTGGCATTTGACCTCGAGCTCGCTGGATGTCATGGCTTGAAAAATGAGACAACTGACTTCTTGAAACCTCTCTTCAGAGAGCGAGACTTCAGCAAGAAGCCGCCAAGCATTGGCTTCAGATGCCTCTTCATAGTCCTTCCTCCTCTTCAACACCATGTGCCCACTGATTTCCCACACAGCAGGGTTGACTTGAGTGTCGAGAAGCTCGGCACTCGCTTCTCCAAGAGCTTGTTTCTCAGCATAACACTGTTTCATCCATTTTGAATAAGTTGTCACAAATATTGTTCATGGAACTGACGAgtgcaatttaaattttcaaacaacTTAAGATAAATTCCAAAGCCAATTTACCTGTGGTAAGAGGAAGACTTGTCTACCACAATCAGAAATAAGAATATTGTAAGGTATGTTATTGTGTTGAAGACAGATGCATGCATCTGACACAGTGTTTGCTAAATCTTTGAGCAAATGACCACCCTCAAACACAAGGCCTCGGATGGGGTAGTTCAACAATTTTGAAATCTTCACACCCCGATTTAGTTTGGCAATTTTCTTAGTAGGGGCCTTCTCAATGGGGAAAGGCACAGCCAGATAATAAGCCTGAACATGCCAATCACAAAATTGAAATAAGTTTTATTACTGAGGTAGCATTGTACAACAGAGCAATAAGCTaataatcaacatggccaatAAGGATATGATCGGAAGCAATTCAGATTCGGAAACCAGTACCTGGAAATGAAGATGGTTAATAGTCGCAAATGCACCTAGGCTGTTGTAACCTAATCGAAAGTATGGATTTCCTGCTTCTACTGCCATGTGGAGTGCAAGCAGAAAGCTGGCATGATCAATCCTTTGGGGAAAACACTCAAAAATGCGAGGAATTAGCAGAACATGCCCGTATTCTATAGGACTGACCTGTTAAGACACATCAAGCTTTATCCCATATAAGCCACTTATTCTATGAACCCTTGAGGTAAAAAATTTCAACACAAAATTTAAGAAACTCACATTGATGGCAACAACACTAGGAGAGTTCTCAACATCAATTGGCGCATTGGGAAAGAATTGGACTTCGGCATCACTGCTTGCTTCGAATTGAAACAGGACCTCTTCCTGCCCAATTTTGGTGAAGTTGAATTTGCTCTCATCAAAAGGTTGGAGGACCTTATCAACTTGGAACTCAGTAGGTCGCTTCTTGAGGTGGCGGCCTTCATTCAGCTGGGCAATAAAACCATACTCACCCGGAATCACCTGCACCAGAATTACCCCCAAAAAACCACACATGAAGCCTAGTGCGGAGCTAGTAGTTTATCAAGATAACTAGAGAACATCAAATAAAGAGGGCAGAGAAATCAGACCTTAGTTTCGCAGGCAGTAACATCATAGCGAAAAAGCCCTCTCTGCATCCGATCTTCCCACTACAACACCAAAGCATAAAAACTTAAGCACATAACATGAAAAACAATTCATACAACAACAAAACTGATGaaaatgttaaacttgttgATCAAATCCGCCACCATCAAAACTTCATAGTTACCTCCCCAAGAATGAGCGAGTCCAAAAAAGCCACAGATTGATCTTTGCATAGTGGCAAGTCCTTTCCACCAACCTTCTCAACCTCTTTAAAAGCATACAAAGGGAGCTTCGCCGCTGTCAAAAAAATATCGCACAAAATACACCATCCAACACATCATGCAAATAAGTAAACCAGTAAAAAGACAGCagaatttaaacataaaaataaaagacacaCAAATAAGCCTTAAAATACATCTACAATATCATGCATGcaagtaaaaattaaatctttttcctttaaaaaaaaaagaagatacctTGAATGCAACAGCTCTTGAGGCAATTCCGGCCACATCCTTCAGAAGGTGGAGCAGCCACCCCAACCTCCTCTTTCTGAAAATTCGAAACCAGGGTAGCAACTCTCTTAATGCTCAACATCTTTACCCTTTCTCTTACCCTAAACCCCCAAATCACAACCCTAATCCCAATTACCGATCGAAAATAGGagatctttattattttttcttgctTTGCGGAAAGGAAGAAGAGATTACTAATTGGAGAGCTACTACGACACTAAACGAAGAGGGAAGAGAGGATGTTGTGGCCACCGCCGGCGAGGAAGAGGAGGTCAGAGGGGCTGCCGCCTTCAGAAGGCAAAGCGCCACGTCCGCCGTGCGGCGAAGGGTTGGAGGCAGTTAGGCAACCCTTGCGTCGTAGAGAGCGGACATGAGTTAAGGGGCGATATACTCTTTGAACAGCCGTGATGCCTGCAACGCCTCAAACCCTGGGTTTCaaccctccaatccttcttcctcACTAGAACAAAGAACAAGATGGAGAACAATCTTCTTGGATGGGGATTCCGTTTGAACCCAGAGGTTGGGGATTTGGGAGATCTTGAGAGACGGAGACAAGTGTGGAGGCTACGGAGAGGGGgttttgttttcgtttttttggGTTggtttgttaatttatttttttatttttagatgtgGGCTGTGTGGGCTGTGGACTGTGAGATGTGGTTGTGATCTACCAtcatattttatgattttattttgtttttaggaATACTTTTGGTCACTCGTTTTTTGAATAAACttttttaatgattaaaaaGATGAGGCTGGATTTTTACGCCTCCCATCAAGCTGCACCGGGTTCAAATTCCAGCTGAGGTTGGATGTTCCAAGAATCCATAATATCTATATAATGTGTGTAAGTATGTTGTGTAGGTGTGTAAAATATGGAAatgtatcaaattaatttttattataaattttttttaataaatggaATCATAGTTATCAATGAgtataactcaaatgacataatcttttcatactcaCTTAAAAGGTCACAAATTCAAATctctttatttttgataaaaaaaaatagaagcatGGTTTTAATATTTTCACATATTATACATCGTGCaatgatttatataaaaaaatgacaatTGATTTATGacaattttgtaacaaaaagtctcttattctatttgtatgaaaattataataactattttgtgattatttttataactttttgagtacttttttaattattcgTTCTAAGAATACTATTATTAacttaaaatatcaatttttatattggattttaatattttaaatttgcaaCAATGAagtttgaatataaaattacaCGCATTAATATTGATAGATAGTTATAGCAgaaattaatttagtaatagaaaaaaaaaatcgggtAATGTAAAGATATTGGTGCATGGAGTGTAATTTATAGATGTGAATCTGCAACTGTACATCTGTGTCAAACATAACCTGTATTTTATGAAAA is part of the Arachis duranensis cultivar V14167 chromosome 1, aradu.V14167.gnm2.J7QH, whole genome shotgun sequence genome and encodes:
- the LOC107482709 gene encoding GDP-L-galactose phosphorylase 1, with translation MLSIKRVATLVSNFQKEEVGVAAPPSEGCGRNCLKSCCIQAAKLPLYAFKEVEKVGGKDLPLCKDQSVAFLDSLILGEWEDRMQRGLFRYDVTACETKVIPGEYGFIAQLNEGRHLKKRPTEFQVDKVLQPFDESKFNFTKIGQEEVLFQFEASSDAEVQFFPNAPIDVENSPSVVAINVSPIEYGHVLLIPRIFECFPQRIDHASFLLALHMAVEAGNPYFRLGYNSLGAFATINHLHFQAYYLAVPFPIEKAPTKKIAKLNRGVKISKLLNYPIRGLVFEGGHLLKDLANTVSDACICLQHNNIPYNILISDCGRQVFLLPQCYAEKQALGEASAELLDTQVNPAVWEISGHMVLKRRKDYEEASEANAWRLLAEVSLSEERFQEVSCLIFQAMTSSELEVKCQCVEEAGSSPSPAMVAGSQECLVLQ